A genomic segment from Malus domestica chromosome 05, GDT2T_hap1 encodes:
- the LOC103448414 gene encoding nuclear pore complex protein NUP160-like, producing MLKKEILSLIEHEGVSDNSTSILCCWKKFCSPYFQNWCKSNALCGLLLDSYRGSFGLIRKNSVSLFRCSENIERLINGISGTSDDLIHLVTMEAGLILQLEVLVKMLRCVVNVSQQLGKTASAIFYESLVSAPLVISAEEITHRLLKNLESGYGSTVAMLHVSEHGPDVALERNLADKKKLRKFSIGMLLSLHALHMNRTVISF from the exons atgttgaagaaggaaattctTTCCCTGATTGAACATGAG GGTGTTAGTGATAATTCAACGTCAATATTGTGCTGTTGGAAAAAATTCTGTTCTCCCTACTTCCAAAATTGGTGCAAGAGCAATGCACTATGTGGCTTGCTTTTGGATTCCTACAGGGGTAGTTTTGGATTGATCAGAAAGAACTCAGTATCTCTTTTTCGTTGTTCGGAGAATATTGAGCGGCTTATTAATGGTATCTCAG GTACTTCTGATGATCTCATCCATCTTGTTACCATGGAGGCGGGTTTAATTCTTCAATTAGAGGTGCTCGTTAAAATGCTTAGATGTGTTGTTAATGTCAGCCAACAATTGGGAAAAACAGCTTCTGCTATATTTTATGAATCATTAGTTAGTGCACCACTCGTTATCTCAGCTGAGGAAATTACTCATCGCCTTTTGAAGAATTTAGAATCTGGATATGGTTCAACGGTAGCAATGCTTCATGTATCAGAGCATGGACCTGATGTTGCTTTGGAGAGAAACCTggctgataaaaaaaaattgaggaaaTTTTCTATTGGCATGCTGTTATCTCTTCATGCCttgcacatgaatcgtactgttatTTCTTTCTAA